In Flavobacterium cerinum, one genomic interval encodes:
- a CDS encoding phytanoyl-CoA dioxygenase family protein, producing MSKNFRNPMEHQILEQLWKRTLYPDQVTKATWNEELETLYRYGIGIEGAMQYLFFEKPDFEQFYKWVTSREVVPLTEDINSTADVLTEADLLFWEENGYLVLKNAISEEDCQATVQAIWTFLGLQPEDRDGWYRQHEEQRGLMLTFSDHPILNKNRSSERIRKAYEQLYRSDKIYKTIDKVSFNPPETDSYHFLGSPLHWDVSLKQPIPYGIQGLLYLTDCGPEDGAFHCVPGFHREIGNWMAGLKEGENPRNVALQTLKPIPIVGNAGDFVIWHQALPHCASANHGAAPRMVQYLTYFPEQYETATEWI from the coding sequence TTGAGTAAGAATTTTAGAAATCCTATGGAACATCAGATTTTAGAACAGCTTTGGAAACGGACTTTATATCCTGATCAGGTAACGAAAGCTACTTGGAATGAAGAATTGGAAACCTTGTACCGATATGGTATCGGAATTGAAGGAGCAATGCAGTATCTTTTTTTTGAAAAACCTGATTTTGAACAATTTTATAAATGGGTTACAAGTCGGGAGGTAGTGCCGTTGACGGAAGATATAAATAGTACAGCAGATGTGTTAACCGAAGCCGATTTGTTATTTTGGGAAGAAAACGGTTATCTGGTATTGAAAAATGCTATTTCAGAAGAAGATTGTCAGGCTACGGTACAGGCGATCTGGACTTTTTTAGGATTACAACCGGAAGATCGCGATGGTTGGTACCGCCAGCATGAAGAACAGAGAGGTTTGATGCTGACTTTTTCGGATCATCCGATACTGAATAAAAACCGCAGCTCAGAACGTATCCGTAAAGCGTATGAACAATTATACCGATCGGATAAAATTTATAAAACAATCGATAAAGTAAGTTTTAATCCGCCGGAAACCGATTCGTATCACTTTTTAGGGAGTCCGTTGCATTGGGATGTCAGCCTGAAACAACCGATACCCTATGGAATACAAGGATTGTTATATCTGACGGATTGCGGACCGGAAGACGGAGCTTTTCATTGTGTCCCCGGTTTTCATCGTGAAATCGGAAATTGGATGGCGGGCTTAAAAGAAGGAGAAAATCCGAGAAATGTAGCATTGCAGACTTTAAAACCAATTCCGATAGTTGGTAATGCCGGTGATTTTGTGATATGGCATCAGGCATTGCCGCATTGTGCCAGCGCTAATCACGGAGCAGCACCGCGAATGGTACAATATCTGACCTATTTTCCGGAACAATATGAAACGG
- a CDS encoding DUF6660 family protein — protein MKWLTILLSLYFVLLAGIPCADAATGHTHFRTQSKTPAQHENHSHEKQSDMCSPFCVCNCCGAQIMNYAPVIIFTLQPATSEITTPVPNYQSVFHSDYYGSIWQPPQLV, from the coding sequence ATGAAATGGTTAACGATTTTATTATCCTTATACTTTGTCCTGCTAGCCGGCATACCTTGTGCTGATGCAGCGACAGGTCATACCCATTTCCGTACACAAAGCAAAACACCTGCGCAACATGAGAATCATTCCCATGAAAAACAAAGCGATATGTGCTCGCCATTTTGTGTTTGCAATTGTTGTGGCGCTCAGATTATGAATTACGCTCCGGTAATTATTTTCACGCTTCAGCCTGCCACTTCCGAAATTACAACTCCGGTGCCCAATTATCAATCCGTATTCCATTCGGATTACTATGGTAGCATCTGGCAACCCCCGCAATTAGTATAA
- a CDS encoding efflux RND transporter periplasmic adaptor subunit → MKKSTILYINIAGLLIIGTVLYFALRHDHNAEDGHDHTEKTTSENANPEKEVELNEAQFKAAGVELGTYSLKNLSEVINANGYTKLPPQNQADVSVHLQGVVKTISVIEGQFVRKGQVLATIESPEFTKLQEAYLTSKSNLEFLSQEFERQKTLSEEEVNSKKVFQKTKAEYQIEKARYNSLKQQLNVLNIQSGSTAVATVPILAPISGYTTEINVKIGSNVEVGKPILSIVDNTKLHVDLLVYEKDLHKVKPGQTVQLVLTNQNNTAIRGTIFSVGKAFENETKSVAVHADINNEKNALIPGMYVNALIDIGTNAVNALPVEAIVKADGREFMFVLEEGHEETAHDTEKGHSHEDGHQHDDNEANNFHFRRVEIKTGTSQLGYIHVTPLQKVASDAKIVLKGAYYIQSHLLKTEGGGGHSH, encoded by the coding sequence ATGAAAAAATCAACTATATTATATATCAATATCGCCGGACTTCTGATCATCGGAACCGTATTATACTTCGCTTTACGTCACGATCACAATGCAGAAGACGGCCATGATCATACCGAAAAAACCACATCCGAAAACGCAAATCCGGAAAAGGAAGTAGAATTAAACGAGGCTCAGTTTAAAGCAGCCGGTGTCGAACTGGGAACCTATTCGCTTAAAAACCTGAGCGAAGTCATCAATGCCAACGGTTATACCAAGCTTCCGCCACAAAATCAGGCTGATGTATCGGTACATCTTCAGGGCGTAGTGAAGACAATTTCTGTTATAGAAGGTCAATTTGTACGAAAAGGACAGGTTTTAGCCACAATAGAAAGCCCGGAATTCACTAAATTGCAGGAAGCTTATCTGACATCAAAAAGTAATCTGGAATTCCTGAGTCAGGAATTTGAAAGACAAAAAACATTGAGCGAAGAAGAAGTCAACTCAAAAAAGGTATTTCAGAAAACCAAAGCCGAATATCAGATCGAAAAAGCGCGGTATAATTCGCTGAAACAACAATTAAACGTTCTTAATATACAATCCGGATCTACAGCGGTAGCTACTGTCCCGATTTTGGCTCCGATTTCGGGCTATACAACCGAAATCAACGTGAAAATAGGTAGTAATGTAGAAGTCGGAAAACCCATTTTAAGCATTGTAGACAACACCAAATTACACGTGGATTTGCTGGTTTATGAAAAAGATCTTCATAAAGTAAAACCGGGACAAACCGTTCAATTGGTACTCACCAATCAGAATAACACGGCTATTCGCGGGACCATTTTCAGCGTTGGTAAAGCTTTTGAAAACGAAACAAAATCCGTTGCCGTTCACGCGGATATCAACAATGAAAAAAATGCACTGATTCCCGGAATGTACGTTAACGCACTGATTGATATCGGAACCAATGCTGTAAACGCACTTCCGGTAGAAGCTATTGTGAAAGCCGACGGACGTGAATTTATGTTTGTTTTGGAAGAAGGGCACGAAGAAACGGCACACGATACCGAAAAAGGGCATTCACACGAAGATGGTCATCAACACGATGATAACGAAGCGAATAACTTCCATTTTCGTAGAGTTGAAATTAAAACCGGAACGTCACAACTCGGTTATATTCATGTTACACCGCTACAGAAAGTGGCATCCGATGCTAAAATTGTGCTAAAAGGAGCTTATTATATCCAAAGCCATTTATTAAAAACCGAAGGCGGCGGCGGACATTCACATTAA
- a CDS encoding methyltransferase family protein, whose amino-acid sequence MEYFLKLYLPFYLVLYLLVTFVIPTYRTYKQTGINPVTFGKQDNAHDYIGFVMKFLIVLSTLSVLLFSLGSNYYQYTAPILFLESEPIVITGLFFIHISLIWVMIAQYQMQNSWRIGIDETHKTELRTTGIFGISRNPIFLGMIISISGLFLIVPNTLTFFTMLATYFIIQIQVRLEEAFLLQQHPDTYPNYKQRVKRFL is encoded by the coding sequence ATGGAATACTTTTTAAAACTATATCTCCCTTTTTATCTGGTGCTTTATCTGCTGGTTACTTTTGTTATTCCCACGTATCGGACATATAAACAAACCGGTATTAATCCGGTAACCTTCGGTAAACAGGATAATGCACATGATTATATCGGTTTTGTGATGAAGTTTTTAATCGTCTTATCAACGCTATCCGTACTCTTGTTTTCTTTGGGAAGTAATTACTATCAATATACCGCACCGATCCTTTTTCTGGAAAGTGAACCGATTGTAATTACCGGATTATTCTTCATTCATATTTCACTGATTTGGGTGATGATTGCGCAATATCAGATGCAAAACTCATGGCGGATTGGTATTGACGAAACACATAAAACGGAATTGCGTACCACCGGAATTTTTGGCATTAGCCGAAATCCTATTTTTTTAGGAATGATCATTAGTATATCGGGACTTTTTTTAATTGTTCCCAATACATTGACTTTTTTTACGATGTTAGCGACTTATTTTATCATCCAAATACAAGTACGTCTTGAAGAAGCATTTCTTTTACAACAACATCCGGATACCTATCCGAACTACAAACAACGTGTAAAACGATTTTTATAA
- a CDS encoding cation transporter yields MMKTFYIIALMTLTMATAKAQVQKAVIKTAITCDHCKQCETCGQLFEKKLIRQKGVQMVTLNETEMTITVFFNSKKTDLPAIRTAISQLGYDADEIKADPKAYESLDGCCKA; encoded by the coding sequence ATGATGAAAACTTTTTATATAATCGCCCTTATGACCCTGACGATGGCTACAGCCAAGGCACAAGTACAAAAAGCAGTGATCAAAACAGCTATTACCTGCGATCATTGCAAACAATGTGAAACCTGCGGTCAATTATTCGAAAAGAAACTGATTCGCCAGAAAGGTGTCCAAATGGTTACTCTCAACGAAACGGAAATGACCATCACTGTATTTTTTAATTCCAAAAAGACCGATCTACCGGCTATTCGCACCGCGATTAGTCAACTGGGCTATGACGCTGACGAAATAAAAGCGGATCCGAAAGCCTACGAATCACTGGACGGTTGCTGTAAAGCCTGA